One Mycolicibacterium fortuitum subsp. fortuitum genomic window carries:
- a CDS encoding 3'(2'),5'-bisphosphate nucleotidase CysQ: protein MNDHELAARLATRAGDLLLDVRADFADASAAERKAAGDKQSHDFLMAELAKLVPGDSVLSEEATADERADPARLSAERVWIVDPLDGTREFSELGRDDWAVHVALWSAGELVAGAVALPAQNTTLSTPEVAAPRPFDGPPRVVVSRTRPPAVALAVREALDGTLVEMGSAGAKVAAVVRGVADVYVHAGGQYEWDSAAPVAVARAAGLHTSRIDGSPLVYNSADPTLPDLIVCRPELAERVLAVTAG, encoded by the coding sequence GTGAACGATCACGAACTGGCGGCCCGGCTGGCAACCAGGGCCGGGGATCTGCTGCTCGACGTCCGTGCCGACTTCGCCGACGCCTCGGCTGCCGAGCGAAAGGCAGCCGGGGACAAGCAGTCCCACGACTTCCTGATGGCCGAGCTCGCCAAGTTGGTTCCCGGTGATTCGGTCCTGTCGGAGGAGGCAACGGCCGATGAGCGAGCCGATCCGGCTCGGCTCAGTGCCGAGCGGGTGTGGATCGTCGACCCGCTCGACGGCACCCGCGAGTTCTCCGAACTGGGTCGCGACGACTGGGCCGTGCACGTGGCCCTGTGGAGTGCGGGCGAACTGGTGGCCGGCGCGGTCGCGTTGCCCGCGCAGAACACCACCCTGTCCACTCCCGAGGTGGCCGCACCGCGGCCCTTCGACGGCCCGCCGCGGGTCGTGGTGTCACGCACCCGGCCGCCCGCGGTCGCGCTGGCCGTGCGTGAGGCGCTCGACGGGACACTGGTCGAGATGGGTTCGGCCGGAGCCAAGGTCGCTGCAGTGGTCCGCGGAGTCGCCGATGTGTACGTGCACGCGGGTGGTCAGTACGAGTGGGATTCGGCTGCGCCGGTCGCAGTGGCCCGCGCGGCAGGCCTGCACACCTCGCGTATCGATGGCTCGCCGTTGGTCTACAACTCGGCCGACCCCACGCTGCCGGATCTGATCGTGTGCCGGCCCGAGCTGGCCGAACGGGTGCTGGCCGTCACGGCGGGGTAG
- a CDS encoding maleylpyruvate isomerase family mycothiol-dependent enzyme, whose translation MSSRNLLQTNDARFTSVAETLSASDWAAPSLCSEWTNHEVLAHLVVGYSCGMGSLVAHMYRGRGFDAANTALARAYAAAGSPARLLAQLRELMHRPTGIGRYFPARLLIGDHVTHELDILYALGIEPRIPTDVLVAVLNAQVSFPNPFVPAYRNSRGLRLIATDADWFHGDGDQLVEGKAAELISVLGNRAAMLPRIRGAGAGILAARVLSRRTAG comes from the coding sequence GTGTCCTCGCGTAACTTGCTGCAGACCAACGACGCTCGATTCACGTCGGTCGCCGAGACATTGAGTGCGAGCGACTGGGCAGCGCCCAGTCTGTGCTCGGAGTGGACGAACCACGAGGTGCTCGCCCACCTGGTGGTCGGCTACAGCTGCGGCATGGGCTCCCTGGTCGCCCACATGTACCGCGGGCGAGGATTCGACGCCGCCAACACGGCCCTCGCTCGGGCATACGCTGCCGCGGGCAGTCCCGCCCGGCTGTTGGCACAACTCCGTGAGCTCATGCACCGTCCGACCGGTATCGGTCGGTACTTTCCGGCCCGGCTCCTGATCGGTGACCATGTCACCCACGAGCTCGACATCCTGTATGCCCTGGGCATCGAACCGCGAATACCGACCGACGTCCTCGTCGCCGTACTGAACGCTCAGGTCAGCTTTCCCAATCCTTTCGTGCCGGCCTACCGCAACAGCCGCGGGTTGCGGCTGATCGCGACCGACGCGGATTGGTTCCACGGCGACGGTGATCAGCTGGTCGAGGGCAAGGCGGCCGAATTGATCTCGGTGCTGGGTAATCGCGCGGCCATGTTGCCCCGGATCCGAGGCGCAGGCGCCGGGATACTCGCGGCCCGGGTGCTCAGCCGCCGTACGGCCGGGTGA
- the cysD gene encoding sulfate adenylyltransferase subunit CysD, whose translation MTAAQKTDQQSGRAGHYELSHLRSLEAEAIHIIREVAAEFEKPVLLFSGGKDSIVMLHLAVKAFAPGRLPFPVMHVDTGHNFDEVYQARDELVEQYGARLVVAKVQDDIDAGRVVETIPSRNPIQTVTLLRGIRENKFDAAFGGARRDEEKARAKERVFSFRDEFGQWDPKAQRPELWNLYNGRHHKGEHIRAFPISNWTEFDIWSYIGAEKIKLPSIYYAHQRKVFERDGMLLAVHKYMQPRKDEPVIEKTVRFRTVGDVTCTGCVESTAATVSEVIAETAVSRLTERGATRADDRISEAGMEDRKREGYF comes from the coding sequence ATGACCGCCGCACAGAAAACCGATCAGCAGTCCGGCCGGGCCGGCCATTACGAGCTGAGCCACCTGCGGTCGCTGGAGGCCGAGGCCATCCACATCATCCGCGAGGTCGCCGCCGAGTTCGAGAAGCCCGTGCTGCTGTTCTCCGGGGGCAAGGACTCGATCGTCATGCTGCACCTGGCCGTCAAGGCGTTCGCGCCCGGCCGGCTGCCGTTCCCGGTCATGCACGTCGACACCGGCCACAACTTCGACGAGGTCTACCAGGCCCGCGACGAACTCGTCGAGCAGTATGGGGCACGGCTGGTCGTCGCGAAGGTGCAGGACGACATTGACGCCGGCCGCGTCGTGGAGACCATCCCGTCGCGTAACCCGATCCAGACCGTCACCCTGCTGCGCGGCATCCGGGAGAACAAGTTCGACGCCGCCTTCGGCGGTGCGCGCCGCGACGAGGAGAAGGCCCGCGCCAAGGAGCGCGTGTTCTCCTTCCGCGACGAGTTCGGCCAGTGGGATCCCAAGGCTCAGCGCCCCGAACTGTGGAACCTGTACAACGGCCGCCACCACAAGGGCGAGCACATCCGTGCCTTCCCCATCTCCAACTGGACCGAGTTCGACATCTGGTCCTACATCGGCGCCGAGAAGATCAAACTGCCGTCCATCTACTACGCGCACCAGCGCAAGGTGTTCGAGCGCGACGGCATGCTGCTCGCGGTGCACAAGTACATGCAACCCCGCAAGGACGAGCCGGTGATCGAGAAGACCGTCCGTTTCCGTACGGTCGGCGACGTCACCTGCACCGGATGCGTCGAGTCAACGGCCGCAACGGTTTCCGAGGTGATCGCCGAGACCGCGGTGTCCCGGCTCACCGAACGCGGCGCCACCCGCGCCGATGACCGGATCTCTGAGGCCGGGATGGAAGACCGCAAGCGCGAGGGGTATTTCTGA
- a CDS encoding VOC family protein, with translation MAITFNHTIVAAKDRQASAEFFTELFGLPAPQELGRFLAVTLNHGVSLDYAQVGADEEVRPQHYAFLVSEEEFDSIYGKIRDRGMQHWADPRGQRQGEINHNDGGRGVYFQDPSGHYLEIITRPYGG, from the coding sequence ATGGCAATCACCTTCAACCACACCATCGTCGCCGCCAAGGATCGGCAAGCCTCCGCCGAGTTCTTCACCGAATTGTTCGGTCTGCCCGCGCCGCAGGAGCTCGGACGGTTTCTGGCCGTAACTCTCAATCACGGGGTCAGCCTCGATTACGCCCAGGTCGGTGCCGACGAAGAGGTCCGGCCGCAGCATTACGCATTCCTGGTGTCCGAGGAGGAGTTCGACTCCATCTACGGAAAGATCCGCGACCGCGGCATGCAGCACTGGGCCGATCCCCGCGGGCAGCGCCAGGGCGAGATCAACCACAACGACGGCGGCCGCGGCGTGTACTTCCAGGACCCGTCGGGGCACTACCTGGAGATCATCACCCGGCCGTACGGCGGCTGA
- a CDS encoding response regulator transcription factor → MRIVIAEDSALLRAGIERILADAGHEVVAGVPDATNLLRLVNEYHPDLAILDVRMPPTFTDEGIRAAALLRSQNPESPVLVLSHYVEERYAADLIASDTRGFGYLLKDRVADVPAFLDAVDVVGGGGTVLDPEVVSQILVRSARHSALDQLTPRERDVLQLMAEGKTNSAIAAALHISVGSAEKHIASIFTKFDLAPDESENRRVLAVLRYLET, encoded by the coding sequence ATGCGCATCGTGATCGCCGAGGATTCGGCGCTGCTGCGGGCAGGTATCGAACGGATCCTGGCCGACGCCGGACACGAAGTGGTGGCAGGGGTGCCCGACGCGACGAACCTGCTCCGACTGGTCAACGAGTATCACCCTGACCTGGCCATCCTCGATGTCCGGATGCCACCGACGTTCACCGACGAGGGCATCCGGGCGGCTGCCCTGCTGCGGAGCCAGAACCCTGAGTCCCCCGTGCTCGTGCTCTCCCACTACGTCGAGGAGCGTTATGCGGCCGATCTGATCGCTTCGGATACAAGAGGTTTCGGCTACCTGCTCAAAGACCGGGTGGCCGATGTACCGGCCTTCCTCGACGCAGTCGACGTGGTGGGCGGCGGGGGCACGGTGCTCGATCCCGAGGTGGTGTCACAGATCTTGGTGCGTTCGGCCCGCCACAGCGCCCTGGACCAGTTGACCCCGCGCGAACGCGATGTCCTGCAGTTGATGGCCGAGGGCAAGACGAACTCGGCCATCGCTGCGGCACTGCATATTTCGGTCGGATCGGCCGAGAAGCACATCGCCTCGATCTTCACGAAATTCGACCTCGCTCCCGACGAGAGTGAGAACCGCCGTGTGCTCGCGGTGCTGCGCTACCTCGAGACCTAG
- a CDS encoding GNAT family N-acetyltransferase: protein MPNTQILAGPQVRLRPPAVEDAEALFTRIASDPEVTKYLAWRPHSGVTETRRVITTLFNVADEQTWLIEVDGEVAGLCARRRPQPYSVELGYCLARQWWGRGLMSEAVSLLLADVQPDPTVYRVTAHCHVDNGGSAGVLRRCGLTLEGRLARYGMFPNISDEPQDVLLFGKAVR from the coding sequence ATGCCCAACACCCAGATCCTGGCCGGGCCACAGGTGCGGCTGCGGCCGCCGGCCGTCGAGGACGCCGAGGCCCTCTTCACCCGCATCGCCTCCGATCCCGAGGTCACGAAGTACCTGGCGTGGCGCCCGCACTCCGGCGTCACCGAAACACGCCGAGTCATCACCACATTGTTCAACGTCGCCGACGAGCAGACCTGGCTGATCGAGGTCGACGGCGAGGTGGCAGGCCTGTGTGCCCGGCGGCGGCCTCAGCCGTACTCGGTGGAGCTGGGGTATTGCCTGGCCCGGCAGTGGTGGGGGCGGGGCCTGATGTCGGAAGCGGTTTCGCTGCTGCTGGCCGACGTGCAACCGGATCCCACGGTGTATCGGGTCACGGCGCACTGTCACGTCGACAATGGCGGCTCGGCTGGGGTGCTGCGACGCTGCGGACTGACCCTGGAGGGAAGGCTCGCGCGCTATGGGATGTTTCCCAATATCAGTGACGAGCCACAGGATGTGCTCTTGTTCGGAAAGGCGGTGCGGTGA
- a CDS encoding cysteine hydrolase family protein produces MTRPTLRELASLPAAPARLADSTLVLIDCQNTYTQGIMELEGVQAALEQTAELLDRARSAGIPIIHIQHSDGPGSLYDIEGESGAIVASVAPREGEPVVVKQFPNSFVQTDLDDRLKGHNASNLVLAGFMTHMCVNSTARGAFNLGYAPTVVAAATATRTLAGPDGAPVPAADMQSASLAAMSDLFAVVVPDVAGIPD; encoded by the coding sequence ATGACCCGCCCCACGCTGCGCGAACTGGCCAGCCTGCCGGCCGCACCGGCCCGCCTCGCCGATTCCACCCTGGTCCTGATCGACTGCCAGAACACCTACACCCAGGGGATCATGGAGCTCGAAGGGGTGCAGGCGGCACTGGAGCAGACGGCCGAACTCCTCGACCGGGCCCGCAGTGCGGGCATCCCGATCATCCACATCCAGCACTCCGACGGTCCGGGCTCGCTGTATGACATCGAGGGGGAGAGCGGTGCCATCGTGGCCTCGGTGGCCCCGCGCGAGGGAGAACCGGTGGTGGTCAAGCAGTTCCCCAACTCGTTCGTCCAGACCGACCTCGACGATCGGCTCAAGGGCCACAACGCGTCGAACCTGGTGCTGGCCGGATTCATGACGCACATGTGCGTCAACTCCACCGCACGCGGCGCCTTCAATCTCGGCTATGCCCCGACCGTGGTGGCCGCCGCCACCGCCACCCGCACCCTGGCCGGTCCGGACGGCGCGCCGGTGCCCGCGGCGGATATGCAGTCGGCGAGCCTGGCCGCGATGTCGGATCTGTTCGCCGTCGTGGTGCCGGATGTGGCGGGGATCCCGGACTAG
- a CDS encoding TetR/AcrR family transcriptional regulator, with the protein MRARFTVDEIASAALRIVDDSGPTALSMRALAAALGTGPMTMYNYVADKEALEELVVGAVVAEITVPEATDDWKQDVHAIATAMWLGVRAHPAALPLVLTRRMASATGFAIADALIAALGRAGLSDAHRLSAFHAVLGLVVGSAQADLAGPLTGEAPEAAAQIGSVAGTEYPNIEALSRVAATTSVADDFDGGLRMLIDGIALRSRER; encoded by the coding sequence ATGCGCGCGCGCTTCACGGTCGATGAGATCGCCTCGGCCGCACTGAGAATCGTCGACGACTCCGGTCCCACTGCGCTGAGCATGCGGGCGCTTGCGGCCGCACTGGGCACCGGGCCCATGACGATGTACAACTACGTCGCTGACAAGGAGGCGCTGGAGGAGCTCGTCGTCGGTGCAGTGGTCGCCGAAATCACCGTGCCGGAAGCTACTGATGACTGGAAGCAGGACGTACACGCGATTGCGACGGCGATGTGGCTCGGCGTGCGGGCGCATCCGGCCGCACTCCCACTCGTACTCACCCGCCGGATGGCTTCGGCGACAGGCTTCGCCATCGCCGATGCGCTGATTGCCGCGCTGGGGCGGGCCGGCCTGTCCGATGCCCACCGCCTGTCGGCATTCCACGCGGTGCTCGGCCTGGTGGTCGGATCCGCCCAGGCAGACCTCGCCGGCCCCTTGACCGGTGAGGCACCCGAGGCTGCAGCTCAGATCGGCTCGGTCGCCGGCACCGAGTACCCGAACATCGAGGCGCTGTCCCGCGTGGCGGCAACGACCTCAGTCGCCGATGACTTCGACGGCGGGTTACGGATGTTGATCGACGGTATCGCGCTGCGCAGCCGCGAACGCTAA
- a CDS encoding alpha/beta hydrolase, which produces MAATIPTTRSDFVSAAQRCAAWLTLPDGPGPHPALVLAHGLGATHEMMLAQYEQHFAASGIATLAFDYLHTGASEGAPRQRFSIPGQCRDLHAALNRLRALRRGARHYVPIVGPPGSRAMVTVPGAESGWYSTVPPGCSFDNRIAAADMAGVVLASGLRHARRISAPLLVCVCDRENLMDPKYAELVATRAPQGVARHYDSDHFAIYHPPLVDRVLADQTAFLTESLRVLA; this is translated from the coding sequence ATGGCCGCCACCATCCCCACCACCCGCTCGGATTTCGTCTCGGCCGCGCAGCGCTGCGCGGCATGGCTCACCCTGCCCGACGGCCCGGGGCCGCACCCGGCCCTGGTACTCGCGCACGGTCTCGGGGCCACGCACGAGATGATGCTGGCGCAGTACGAACAGCACTTCGCCGCGTCGGGAATCGCCACCTTGGCCTTCGACTACCTCCATACGGGTGCATCCGAAGGTGCTCCACGACAGCGCTTTTCGATACCAGGACAGTGCCGTGACCTGCACGCTGCGCTGAACCGCCTGCGCGCACTGCGGCGGGGCGCTCGGCACTACGTCCCGATCGTCGGACCGCCCGGCAGTAGAGCCATGGTTACCGTGCCCGGCGCGGAGTCCGGCTGGTATTCGACGGTTCCGCCGGGCTGCAGCTTCGACAACCGGATCGCCGCAGCAGACATGGCGGGGGTGGTGCTGGCGTCCGGGTTGCGCCATGCGCGGCGGATTTCGGCACCGCTGCTGGTGTGCGTGTGCGACCGGGAAAATCTGATGGACCCCAAGTACGCCGAGCTGGTGGCCACACGTGCACCGCAAGGTGTTGCCAGACACTACGATTCCGACCACTTCGCGATCTACCATCCACCGTTGGTGGACCGGGTCCTGGCCGATCAAACCGCCTTCCTGACGGAGTCTCTCCGTGTCCTCGCGTAA
- a CDS encoding Rrf2 family transcriptional regulator, producing MRMSAKAEYAVRAMVQLATVGDGELVKTDDLAKAQGIPAQFLVDILTALRTDRLVRSHRGRDGGYELARPADEISIADVLRCIDGPLASVRDIGLGDLPYSGPTAALTDVWRALRASMRSVLEETSLADVAAGALPDHVDTLADAYRDQEHQRGHR from the coding sequence ATGCGGATGTCGGCGAAGGCGGAGTATGCCGTCCGAGCCATGGTGCAGCTCGCGACGGTCGGTGACGGCGAGCTGGTCAAGACCGACGACCTGGCCAAGGCGCAGGGCATTCCGGCGCAGTTCCTCGTCGACATTCTCACCGCCTTGCGCACCGACCGCCTGGTCCGCAGCCATCGGGGCCGTGACGGTGGCTACGAACTGGCGCGGCCGGCCGACGAGATCAGCATTGCCGACGTGTTGCGCTGTATCGACGGACCGCTGGCCAGCGTGCGCGACATCGGGCTGGGGGATCTGCCGTACTCCGGTCCGACGGCCGCGCTGACCGACGTGTGGCGCGCGCTGCGGGCCAGTATGCGCTCTGTCCTGGAGGAGACCAGCCTGGCTGACGTGGCGGCCGGCGCGTTGCCCGATCACGTCGACACGCTGGCCGACGCGTACCGCGATCAGGAACACCAGCGCGGTCACCGTTAG
- the cysN gene encoding sulfate adenylyltransferase subunit CysN, which translates to MSTLLRIATAGSVDDGKSTLIGRLLYDSKAVMEDQLAAVERTSKERGNDYTDLALVTDGLRAEREQGITIDVAYRYFATAKRKFIIADTPGHIQYTRNMVTGASTAQLVIVLVDARHGLLEQSRRHAFLASLLGIQHIVLAVNKMDLIDWDQERFEAIRDEFHAFAARLDVHDVTTIPMSALNGDNVVTKSDITPWYEGPSLLSHLEDVYIAGDRNLVDVRFPVQYVIRPQTHEHADHRSYAGTVASGVLRPGDDVIVLPAGKPTRITQIDGPSGIVDEAFPPMAVSISLSDDIDISRGDMIARPNNQPRVTQEFDATVCWMADGSSLEPGREYLIKHTTRTTRAKVTGLDYRLDVNTLHRDKSATALKLNELGRVSLRTQAPLLLDEYSRNAATGSFILIDPNTNGTVGAGMVLRETRNDTASPNTVRHESLCTAEDRLSKGRTVWFTGLSGSGKSSVAMLVEQKLLEKGVPAYVLDGDNLRHGLNADLGFSMADRAENQRRLAHIAAILADSGQVVLVPAISPLEEHRALARKVATDAGLDFYEVFCDTPLEDCERRDPKGLYAKARAGEITHFTGIDSPYQRPKNPDLRLTPDHSTDELADMVIELLGLPS; encoded by the coding sequence ATGTCGACACTGTTGAGAATCGCTACCGCGGGATCCGTCGACGACGGTAAGTCCACCCTGATCGGCCGGCTGCTGTACGACTCCAAGGCGGTCATGGAGGATCAGCTGGCCGCCGTCGAGCGCACCTCGAAGGAACGCGGCAACGACTACACCGACCTGGCGCTGGTCACCGACGGCCTGCGCGCCGAGCGCGAGCAGGGCATCACCATCGATGTCGCCTACCGCTACTTCGCCACGGCCAAGCGGAAATTCATCATCGCCGACACCCCGGGCCACATCCAGTACACCCGCAACATGGTGACCGGAGCCTCCACCGCGCAGCTGGTCATCGTGCTGGTCGACGCGCGCCACGGACTGCTCGAGCAGTCGCGTCGCCACGCCTTCCTGGCCTCGCTGCTGGGTATCCAGCACATCGTGCTGGCCGTGAACAAGATGGACCTGATCGACTGGGACCAGGAACGTTTCGAGGCCATCCGCGACGAGTTCCATGCGTTCGCCGCACGGTTGGACGTGCACGACGTCACCACCATCCCGATGTCGGCGCTCAACGGCGACAACGTGGTGACCAAATCCGATATCACGCCCTGGTACGAGGGCCCGTCGCTGCTGAGTCACCTCGAAGACGTCTACATCGCCGGTGACCGCAACCTGGTCGATGTCCGTTTCCCGGTGCAGTACGTGATCCGGCCGCAGACCCACGAGCACGCAGACCACCGCAGCTATGCAGGCACGGTCGCCAGTGGTGTGCTGCGCCCCGGCGACGACGTCATCGTGCTGCCGGCCGGAAAGCCCACGCGCATCACGCAGATCGACGGCCCCAGCGGCATTGTCGACGAGGCCTTTCCGCCGATGGCGGTGTCGATCAGCCTCTCCGACGACATCGACATCTCGCGTGGCGACATGATCGCCAGGCCCAACAACCAGCCGCGGGTCACTCAGGAGTTCGACGCCACGGTGTGCTGGATGGCCGACGGATCGTCGCTGGAGCCCGGCCGCGAATACCTGATCAAGCACACCACCCGCACCACCAGGGCCAAGGTGACCGGGCTGGACTACCGGCTGGACGTCAACACCCTGCACCGCGACAAGTCTGCGACAGCCCTGAAGCTCAATGAGCTGGGCCGTGTTTCGCTGCGCACCCAGGCGCCGCTGTTGCTCGACGAGTACAGCCGCAATGCTGCCACCGGATCGTTCATCCTGATCGACCCCAACACCAACGGCACCGTCGGCGCGGGCATGGTGCTGCGCGAGACCCGCAACGACACCGCGAGCCCCAACACCGTTCGGCATGAGTCGCTGTGCACCGCCGAGGACCGGCTGTCGAAGGGCCGGACCGTGTGGTTCACCGGTCTGTCCGGATCGGGCAAGTCCTCGGTGGCCATGCTCGTCGAGCAGAAGCTGCTTGAAAAGGGTGTTCCGGCATACGTTCTCGACGGAGACAACCTGCGCCACGGGCTCAACGCGGACCTGGGCTTCTCGATGGCCGACCGGGCCGAGAACCAGCGCCGGCTGGCCCACATCGCAGCCATTCTGGCCGACTCCGGCCAGGTGGTGCTGGTGCCCGCGATCAGCCCGCTCGAGGAGCACCGCGCGCTGGCCCGCAAGGTTGCCACGGATGCGGGTCTCGATTTCTACGAGGTGTTCTGCGACACCCCGTTGGAGGACTGCGAACGCCGCGATCCCAAGGGCCTGTACGCCAAGGCCCGCGCTGGTGAGATCACCCACTTCACCGGTATCGACAGCCCGTACCAGCGGCCGAAGAACCCGGATCTGCGGCTCACTCCCGACCACAGCACAGATGAGTTGGCCGACATGGTGATCGAGCTGCTGGGGTTGCCGTCGTGA
- a CDS encoding nitronate monooxygenase, whose amino-acid sequence MGTFDLRGLRRPVIVAPMAGGPSTPALAAAGSNAGGLGFLAAGYLTADALAERFTAARELTGEPLGVNLFAPQPSAGTPEEIRAYADELAGEAQRYGVALGDPRYDDDAWAAKLEVVLDLRPEVVSFTFGLPSEPEIARLRSARITTVGTVTTLDEAWLAVSRGVDALAVQGPGAGGHRGTFDPGASPASQSLDHLLADVLAAVDVPVAAAGGLISAEDVAGVLAAGAVAAQLGTAFLLADESGSSPVHRAALQSSEFTETVVTRAFSGRYARGLRNRFITEHDGQAPLGYPEIHYLTSPVRKASVAAGDPQATNVWAGTGWRGARTGSVAEIIEGLTPDR is encoded by the coding sequence ATGGGCACTTTCGACCTTCGAGGCCTGCGACGGCCGGTGATCGTGGCGCCGATGGCCGGTGGGCCCTCGACGCCGGCATTGGCTGCGGCCGGCAGCAACGCCGGAGGGCTCGGGTTCCTCGCGGCGGGCTATCTGACCGCCGACGCGCTTGCCGAGAGGTTCACCGCGGCCCGCGAACTGACCGGTGAGCCACTCGGCGTGAATCTGTTTGCCCCCCAGCCCAGCGCGGGAACGCCCGAAGAGATCCGGGCCTACGCCGACGAGCTGGCCGGGGAGGCGCAACGCTACGGAGTCGCTCTCGGTGATCCGCGCTACGACGACGATGCGTGGGCCGCCAAGCTGGAAGTGGTGCTCGACCTACGGCCCGAGGTGGTCTCGTTCACCTTCGGCCTGCCCAGCGAGCCGGAGATCGCCCGGTTGCGCAGCGCAAGGATCACCACCGTCGGCACCGTGACTACTCTGGACGAAGCCTGGCTGGCGGTGAGCCGGGGCGTCGACGCTCTCGCCGTCCAGGGTCCGGGGGCCGGGGGACACCGTGGCACGTTCGATCCGGGCGCCTCGCCCGCATCGCAATCGTTGGACCACCTGCTGGCCGATGTGCTGGCGGCCGTGGACGTACCGGTTGCCGCTGCGGGCGGATTGATCAGCGCCGAGGATGTTGCGGGCGTGCTGGCCGCCGGTGCGGTGGCCGCGCAGCTCGGCACGGCGTTCCTGCTGGCCGATGAATCCGGCAGTAGTCCGGTGCACCGAGCCGCCCTGCAAAGCTCAGAGTTCACCGAAACCGTTGTCACGCGCGCATTTTCCGGCCGTTATGCACGCGGCTTGCGCAACAGGTTCATCACCGAACACGACGGGCAGGCCCCACTGGGTTACCCCGAGATCCACTACCTGACCAGCCCGGTCCGCAAGGCTTCGGTAGCCGCGGGGGACCCGCAGGCCACCAATGTGTGGGCCGGCACCGGGTGGCGCGGGGCCCGCACCGGTTCGGTGGCCGAGATCATCGAGGGGCTGACCCCGGACCGCTAA
- a CDS encoding DUF4097 family beta strand repeat-containing protein — protein MTTIATPPPVSPPPQLSSGGRTTFRLALLAAAALLVAGSVAGLGFASWAVSNVRVVTDHEALPAAMRSLVIDTARIPVAIRVTADRETRDAAADLRLVNTTRSGTHRLEVTTDGDETRITIVGNPSRVLEWARGGEITVALPPEQARRLTVRTEQEIGTVIAQADLDQLIARTTDGPIILRGGARRVEVHTVNGEIFSRSPIAVTEQFNATTSDGDITVDFRDAAPRRVEAVSRNGDVTIGLPGRGPYLVHAQSGSSTQVRVPETTVPDSAAAEITVRSDDGDVVVEDAGPRRR, from the coding sequence GTGACCACCATCGCCACCCCGCCACCGGTCAGCCCGCCACCGCAGTTGAGCTCCGGCGGTCGCACCACTTTCCGACTCGCCCTGCTCGCGGCCGCAGCGCTGCTCGTGGCCGGCTCGGTCGCCGGACTCGGATTCGCATCCTGGGCCGTGAGCAACGTGCGCGTTGTCACCGATCATGAGGCCTTACCCGCTGCGATGCGCTCGTTGGTGATCGACACCGCCCGCATCCCGGTCGCGATCAGGGTCACCGCAGACCGCGAAACCAGGGACGCTGCCGCCGATCTGCGCTTGGTGAACACGACCCGCAGCGGCACGCACCGACTGGAGGTCACCACCGACGGTGACGAGACCCGGATCACGATCGTCGGCAATCCGTCCCGTGTCCTGGAATGGGCGCGCGGCGGCGAGATCACCGTCGCCTTGCCACCGGAGCAGGCGCGGCGGTTGACGGTGCGTACCGAGCAGGAAATCGGCACGGTCATCGCACAGGCGGACCTGGACCAGTTGATCGCCCGCACCACGGACGGGCCCATCATCCTGCGCGGAGGCGCGCGTCGCGTCGAAGTCCACACCGTCAACGGTGAGATCTTCTCGCGTTCGCCGATCGCCGTCACCGAACAGTTCAACGCCACCACCTCCGACGGCGATATCACCGTCGATTTCCGCGACGCCGCGCCGCGGCGAGTCGAGGCGGTGAGCCGCAACGGCGATGTGACCATCGGATTGCCCGGTCGTGGACCGTATCTGGTGCATGCCCAGTCCGGCTCCTCGACTCAGGTACGGGTGCCCGAGACAACCGTCCCCGACAGCGCTGCCGCCGAGATCACCGTGCGCTCCGATGACGGCGATGTCGTCGTGGAGGATGCCGGCCCCCGACGGCGTTAG